The DNA region CAGGTGGGAAATTAACTAACAAACTaacatacttttattttattttatttttttcataatttattttatcatctatTTTTTGGTGCATGTTTTGCTTactcattttatttgaataaaagaaaaaaaaaaaataaatgtatgacttggtttttttttttttattagagtTAGTGagttttgtaattattttgttgcaTGATTTTATCACGTAATTATTTGATAGTATATTAGTATTTATGATGGggagaaaaatagaaaaagatagAGAGAagaacttgatgatgatgatgatgatgatcaactAGACCAACcgaataattgttttaatataattttgttttttttattttgtttaacatTTTAACGTGGTAATGTTTATGTTGTTGTTTGTTGCTGTTATTGTTGCATGCAGGAAATAGACTAGTACCTGGAAATACGTCTAGTCTTTTAGGACCTAGCTGTTCAGTTGGAAACACTGGTTCTATTGCTGAAGCAGCTGCTAAACGTGGTAATCGAAGACTCACAAGAAATGAGAGCCGTTATCACTCGGgttagtaaataatttagaaaaatataatataacacTTTAATTCACAATTTgcatgtttaattatttattttaaataatctatatgtatttataaaatgagtATATTTACCTAATagtaatgacaaataaaaaaaatttaattatttattggataatattatttacagaaGTACGACAAGAGGCTGTACAACAGGCTCTTGCTGCAATGCAAACAAGACCAAAACCATCATTACCAATGCCATCAAAAAGAACATCAGTTATGGCAAGAAGTCCAGAACGTGAACGTCAAGAAAGTGGTGAATCAAGTAGTGATGAAGATAGTGTTGTTACAGAAGAATCACCAGGTACTGGTGGACCAACTGGTACTGGTTTATCTGATACAAGTAGTACTGGTTCAGCTCGTGatacaccaccaccaccaagacCACCAGCAAGAAGGCCACCACCAGCTGATATAACTGATATTGCTGAATATACACCACATGCATATTGTAATATTCAACCACCTGATGTAACACATACAACAACACAATCAAGAAGGCCAGGTGCTGATAGAGTTAATCGTTATcatgttgttgatgaaaataatactgGTACAACTGGACGTTGGAAAGTATCAGCTAAAATACAACAACTTTTAAATACACTTAAAAGACCAAAAAAACGTCCATTACCAGAATTttatgaagatgatgatattgaattaGAAATTGCTGCAAATCCAAAAGATCCAAATGCACCAAAACCAGAAGGTGGTATTATGACATCAGCAATTGGTGAACAGTTATCAGTACCATCAGGTTTACCAAGATCATTAGAAGCAGCAATACAAAGGTATGGCTCAGCAACATATAAAGCACCAGCAGCTACAGTACTTGATCcaaatggtaaattatttgtaactttaacatatggaaaattattaagtCGTTCATATAAAATAGCATATACATTATTAAATCGTGCATTAACAAGAACAGTTGGTGAATGTTGTTTAAAACCAGGTGATAGAATAGCACTTGTTTATCCAAATAATGATCCAATAAGTTTTATGTGTGCATTTTATGGTTGTTTACAAGCTGGTATTGTACCAGTACCAATTGAAGTACCATTAACACGTAGAGATGCTGGTTCACAACAAATTGGTTTTCTTCTTGGTAGTTGTGGTGTACAAGTTGCATTAACAAGTGAAGCATGTTTAAAAGGTTTACCAAAAACAACAGCTGGTGATGTTGTTGCATTTAAAGGTTGGCCAAAATTACATTGGTTTGTAACTGAACATCTTGGTAAAATACCAAAAGATTGGATGCCACAACCACGTTTAACTGATGAAACACCAGCATATATTGAATATTCAACAGATAAAGATGGCTCAGTTATGGGTGTTACTGTAACAAGATCAGCAATGTTAGCAAATTGTCGTTCATTAACAATGGCATGTGGTTATACAGAAGGTGAAAATGCTGTATGTGTACTTGATTTTAAACGTGAAGTTGGTCTTTGGCATAGTACATTGACAAGTATATTAAATGGTATGCATGTTATATTTATACCATATGCACTTATGAAAGTTAATCCAGCAAGTTGGATGCAAATGATAACAAAACATCGTGCAAGTGTTGCTGTTGTTAAATCACGTGATCTTCATTGGGGTTTATTAGCAACAAAAGATCATAAAGATATATCATTAGCATCATTGCGATTATTATTAGTTGCTGATGGTGCTAATCCATGGTCATTATCATCTTGTGATCaatttttatcagtatttCAACCAAAAGGATTACGTCCAGATGCTGTATGTCCATGTGCATCATCAAGTGAAGCTTTAACTGTATCAGTACGTAGACCAGGACGTGCTGGTGTTAATGCAACTGGTCGTGGTGTATTATCAATGTCTGGTTTAAGTTATGGTGTTGTACGTGTTGATCAAGAAAATTCATTAACATCATTAACATTACAAGATTGTGGACAAGTTATGCCTGgtagtgttgttgttgttgttaaaatgGAAGGACAACcattaatttgtaaaactgATGAAGTTGGTGAAATATGTGTTAATAGTACAGCAACTGGTAGTCAATATTGGGGATTACAgggtttaacaaataatacatttaaagtTATACCACAACAATCTGATGGTACACCAATTGCTGGTACTGGTGATACTGAATATGTTAGATCTGGTCTATTAGGATTTCTTGGACctggtaatttaatatttgtatgtgGCTCAAGAGATGGACTAATGACTGTTACTGGAAGAAAACATAAtgctgatgatattattgCTACTGTATTGGCTGTTGAaccaatgaaatttatttatcgtggAAGAATTGCTGTATTTAGTGTTAGAGTTTTGAGAGATGAAAGAATTTGTGTTGTTGCTGAGCAACGACCAGATTGTAGTGAAGAAgaggtttgtttttttttttattaatatttatttttttataattaaataaataatattaataataattgttttgtattATAGAGTTTTCAATGGATGTCTCGTGTTTTACAAGCAGTTGATTCAATTCATGCTGTTGGAATATATTGTCTTGCTTTGGTACCACCAAATTATTTACCAAAGACTCCTTTGGGTGGTATACATCTTTCAGAAACAAAAAGACGTTTTCTTGAGGGTGCACTACATCCAGCAAATGTTTTACTTTGTCCACATACATGTGTCACAAATTTGCCAAAACCACGTGAAATTCATTCTGgtaagtttttcattttttttttttcatttaattattcaatatttgttGTCATTATTTATTCCCAATAGTTTCAGTGCTCGCTTATTATTAGCCTTCACTTTAAAGTcatcccaaaaaaaaaattagaaaaaaaaacgcagATACTCGACTCAACGCGAAGGGAGAGActctcttaatttttttatgcaaaaaaatgaaatgtctTGAAGCAGCGTGTagcagtttttaaaaatattattttttatttatttattatttgacattGGCGAGTCACTGgagttttcttttaatttaattatgcattaattttatttttattttaaagttattattattaaatttttatttattatatttatttaacaaaaaattattattttatttaaattacttttatatttttatttatttatttatttgttttgatgTCCTAGCTTTTAAAACCGCTTGCGCTTTTTaaggataaatataaatatttattttcatattaaaaataataaaattagattaattttttttaatgagaatatcaaaataatgcAAGTGTTGAGTGTTTGCGTTGTTTTACTAATGAAATGGTGCGGGGGCGTGTAGCGGGGGATTCTGTTTCAGATGTTGGACCAGCAAGTGTAATGGTTGGAAATATTGTCCAGGGTAATCGTCTAGCATCAGCACAAGGCAGAGATTTAGGTGTTCTTGATGAGGACAGTGATAATGCCAAGAAGGTAATAATAactatctatttttaatatacaataataatgagaaaaaaaataaaacaattatgttttttttttcatgtctaGTATCAATTTATATCGGAAATATTAAGATGGCGAGCTATGAGTACGTCAGATCATGTTATATTTACGCTGTTAAATGCAAAAGGAGTAGTAACAACATCCCTATCATGCTCTCAATTACATAAAAAAGctgaaaaaattggaaatttaCTTCTTGATAAAGGAAGAATAAATACTGGTGATCATGttgcattattatttccaCCTGGTACTGATTTAATATGTGCATTTTATGGTTGTCTTTATGTTGGTGCTGTACCAGTTACAATACGTCCACCACAtccacaaaatttacaaacaacaCTACCAACAGTTAGAATGATTGTTGATGTTAGTAAATCTGTTCTTGTATTGACAAATCAAAATATGGttagattattaaaaagtaaagaagcaaataatgttgttgaaataaaaagttgGCCAACAATACTTGATATGGATgatatgccaaaaaaaaaattaccagttaTGTATCGTGCACCAACAGCTGAAATGCTTGCATATCTTGATTTTAGTGTATCAACAACTGGTATGTTAGCTGGTATTAAAATGTCACATGCTGCTGTAACATCATTATGTCGTGCAATGAAATTAGCATGTGAATTATATCCATCAAGACATATTGCTTTATGTCTTGATCCTTATTCTGGTCTTGGTTTTGCATTATGGTGTTTAAGTAGTATTTACAGTGGTCatcattcaatattaataCCACCATCTGAAGTTGAAGCAAATCCAGCATTATGGTTATCAGCTGTTAGTCAATCACGTGTACGTGATACATTTTGTTCATATGGTGTTATGGAATTATGTACAAAAGGACTTGGTTCATCAGTACATACATTAAAAACACGTGGTGTTAGTTTAGCATGTGTACGTACatgtgttgttgttgctgaagAAAGACCAAGAATAGCATTAACAACAAgttttagtaaattattttcagcaCTTGGTTTAAGTCCACGTGCTGTATCAACATCATTTGGTTGTCGTGTTAATACAGCAATATGTTTACAAGGTGCATCAAGCCCTGAGCCATCAACTGTTTATGTTGATTTACGTGCATTAAGAAATGATCGTGTTTCATTAGTTGAAAGAGGTAGTCCACATTCATTATGTTTAATGGAATCTGGTAAATTATTACCTGGTGTTAAAGTTATCATAGCTAATCCAGAAACAAAAGGACAATGTGGTGATTCACATTTAGGTGAAATATGGGTACAATCATCACATAATGCAAGTggttattttacaatatacgGTGATGAAAGTGATTATGCTGATCATTTTAATGCAAGACTTGTTACTGGTAATACTGGTGAAGTTTATGCTAGAACTGGTTATCTTGGATTTTTAAGACGTACTGAATGTGTACAACAATCAGCTGTTGGTGGTGATCAACTGATACCTGGTGCACCACCAATAACAACtgataatatatcaatatctGATCTTGATATATCAGCACCAGGTGATGCTGAATTACATGATGCTGTATTTGTTGTTGGAGCACTTGATGAAGCTATTTTATTAAGAGGCATGAAATATCATCCAATTGACATTGAAAATAGTGTCATGAgatgtcataaaaaaattgctgaatggtaagttaaatttttatttaatatattatttatatattttatttcatttattaatttttttcaattaaacttttttttagtGCTGTATTTACGTGGACCAATTTACTTGTTGTCGTTGTTGAATTAAATGGAAGTGAAAGTGAAGCATTGGATCTTGTTGCACTTGTAACAAGTGCTGTTCTTGAAGAACATCAtcttgttgttggtgttgttgttgttgttgatccaGGTGTTGTACCAATTAATTCACGAGGTGAAAAACAACGTCAACATTTACGTGATGGTTTTCTTGCTGATCAATTAGATCCAATCTACGTGGCATATAATATGTGAGCACACAATAATTAtgcacaaatttttttttattattttgacaatttatattattattttatcattattgactttaaatttattatcaattcatGACGAtcattatataaacaaaacaagatttcttttttttttttttttactattacgACAAATTGTGATGCTTCTCGTCGATGCCAAAACCACAATGCTCATGTTTTATatgatatacaaaaaaaaaataaaaaaataacatcaacGTGTGTACAAGGcagctatttttaaataattattttccagCTCCAATTTATTGGAGCAGACTGAGGGATCGActgaataataaaactttaaaaaatataattcaatacaATTGCTAATTCAAATAGATAAGCaaacttgtaaattttaaatcttaaaaagataaaaaatataaaattaaaagctttttttttttgtcaacagtcgatcaaaaattgaaatacgttatttttacgtaaatttaatattatgctAGTGGTAATAGATAATAAGAATTAAATGCTCtttgtaaacaaaataaaaaaaaaagaaaaaaaaaaaagggcaaTAACGTATAGTCTTGTTGTTAAACAGAGACTCATCTAGCTCACTTTTCCATagcataaaattaattattattttatctcatATGATCatcaatcattaataattaattttgtttttttttttatttaaatgttacaCAAATTCAAgctcaaaaaacaaattgtcaAAATACCACGCATAGgttgtcatttaattaattaatattccgACTTTTATTTTAAGATTTATTTGTCATCAACACACAAaacttgttatatatatttatacatataattaattagtcatatatataatttttagtattatttaatttttgctttatattttttttgctcttgtgatgattattttttcttttctttatattaaaattattatttttttagtgcaATACgtgtaatttgtttttttttttttttttgtaaataatttttcaacatagaGAGATAGCTTTTATTTCTTGTGTATTATCATTGATGATTAATTGACGTGATCATTATTGTTTtctaatttacattattattgtaatctattattttgttaatttaattttcattattttttctttcttccgTCCCTATGTTTATCCCCATTTGTGAATAAAGCTTgagtataaattaataataatcataaatatcttaaaaattttttcaatacatatAATTAGTAACTAATAATTATgagattgaataataaaaaaaacgaataaataaacattttcatttgtttcattacataaatgtatgaatttttaatttttacattatgtttataattattttttttcggcctACACTTTTGTAACAATAACatgaattaatttgatataaaaaaaaaaaaataaactacgtgtgaatgtcatttttatatacaatgatAAAATGTGTCAACGAAATTATgacaaattgaataattatttttatttaaattaataaatatataaatcgattttaataatttaatttttcaattataagtcataatttaattgactAAGTCACGTTAAATAATGtgaatgtaaatataaattattaaattagtgATAACAATGGAAAAacctccaattttttttagattaatatAAACACTATATATACTTTGTACTTTGaggatatataattatatgaacttattaaatttacactgTCATTAGgactagaaacagaaaaaaaaaaaaaaatgtcagaattgtatttgcatttaaatttcacattttcgatatgaaaaaaaaaaaatttgaatgaaatgaaaaacaataaataaaataaaaatttattttatgatttttaattaaattaatttataaatattttatcactgTATCagtttaactatttatttatatattttattttaaagaatgcTTAATCGATTGTAACccgataatttttaaattatcactgATAACAATTAATGACTCaggttaaataattgttacgTAATAATACCACTTGAGTATTATCTTActaataacattaaaatttttataatcttaatttttttcatatatttacataacaatcttttaacaataataattatttttagtcatagcaaaataaaaagaaaattaaaaaaataaaaaggtatgtatgattcatcatcatttaaatta from Aphidius gifuensis isolate YNYX2018 linkage group LG5, ASM1490517v1, whole genome shotgun sequence includes:
- the LOC122856986 gene encoding disco-interacting protein 2 isoform X10, translated to MADFNIDINKLPEDVREKIAELELELSEGDITQKGYEKKKARILQQYASKHIEVRQEAVQQALAAMQTRPKPSLPMPSKRTSVMARSPERERQESGESSSDEDSVVTEESPGTGGPTGTGLSDTSSTGSARDTPPPPRPPARRPPPADITDIAEYTPHAYCNIQPPDVTHTTTQSRRPGADRVNRYHVVDENNTGTTGRWKVSAKIQQLLNTLKRPKKRPLPEFYEDDDIELEIAANPKDPNAPKPEGGIMTSAIGEQLSVPSGLPRSLEAAIQRYGSATYKAPAATVLDPNGKLFVTLTYGKLLSRSYKIAYTLLNRALTRTVGECCLKPGDRIALVYPNNDPISFMCAFYGCLQAGIVPVPIEVPLTRRDAGSQQIGFLLGSCGVQVALTSEACLKGLPKTTAGDVVAFKGWPKLHWFVTEHLGKIPKDWMPQPRLTDETPAYIEYSTDKDGSVMGVTVTRSAMLANCRSLTMACGYTEGENAVCVLDFKREVGLWHSTLTSILNGMHVIFIPYALMKVNPASWMQMITKHRASVAVVKSRDLHWGLLATKDHKDISLASLRLLLVADGANPWSLSSCDQFLSVFQPKGLRPDAVCPCASSSEALTVSVRRPGRAGVNATGRGVLSMSGLSYGVVRVDQENSLTSLTLQDCGQVMPGSVVVVVKMEGQPLICKTDEVGEICVNSTATGSQYWGLQGLTNNTFKVIPQQSDGTPIAGTGDTEYVRSGLLGFLGPGNLIFVCGSRDGLMTVTGRKHNADDIIATVLAVEPMKFIYRGRIAVFSVRVLRDERICVVAEQRPDCSEEESFQWMSRVLQAVDSIHAVGIYCLALVPPNYLPKTPLGGIHLSETKRRFLEGALHPANVLLCPHTCVTNLPKPREIHSAGDSVSDVGPASVMVGNIVQGNRLASAQGRDLGVLDEDSDNAKKYQFISEILRWRAMSTSDHVIFTLLNAKGVVTTSLSCSQLHKKAEKIGNLLLDKGRINTGDHVALLFPPGTDLICAFYGCLYVGAVPVTIRPPHPQNLQTTLPTVRMIVDVSKSVLVLTNQNMVRLLKSKEANNVVEIKSWPTILDMDDMPKKKLPVMYRAPTAEMLAYLDFSVSTTGMLAGIKMSHAAVTSLCRAMKLACELYPSRHIALCLDPYSGLGFALWCLSSIYSGHHSILIPPSEVEANPALWLSAVSQSRVRDTFCSYGVMELCTKGLGSSVHTLKTRGVSLACVRTCVVVAEERPRIALTTSFSKLFSALGLSPRAVSTSFGCRVNTAICLQGASSPEPSTVYVDLRALRNDRVSLVERGSPHSLCLMESGKLLPGVKVIIANPETKGQCGDSHLGEIWVQSSHNASGYFTIYGDESDYADHFNARLVTGNTGEVYARTGYLGFLRRTECVQQSAVGGDQLIPGAPPITTDNISISDLDISAPGDAELHDAVFVVGALDEAILLRGMKYHPIDIENSVMRCHKKIAECAVFTWTNLLVVVVELNGSESEALDLVALVTSAVLEEHHLVVGVVVVVDPGVVPINSRGEKQRQHLRDGFLADQLDPIYVAYNM
- the LOC122856986 gene encoding disco-interacting protein 2 homolog A isoform X5 — protein: MRSISFDKLRRLIGRKKDRNEPSFKRSESFKRISIRKSYLDRGKRRNKALIKTNDIVNNNDDNDTIQHVDVPVEIDNTSENKNIIIDDKTKTFDLDNNTKKLKNSNSSLHTTIAYDDWLNDINDTKINEILYNEDKLLSNDEEKNYDDDDDDISLSEKTEESLNLSDDFVASKLTSMSINSKSTLSDIESLTLADNGPPSVSVSLGRIWLGAALMPFPKVSSPSSIKSSISTSTSSLTSITTTTSIPFDTLTCTSTNKNRHRSLDSAWKEQNKSRYESAQITVSRTVSAPEKSQKNHQSTFNSLSTSISKIAHCNKSSNKLNKTGLSFFGKKKLSKSNKNSTTTIDNYDDNDDDDDDNKNLIIIDQDKLGFVLPEKRKLKKATHIWQEIRYFKNIDATFDVVVNNDSMNISSSLNNNNNITTKYNENKTFCNTINQQNQLYNTLASSSTCSKSSIVSTTTTTTNVLKISDFNEDKILSEKLRNILAQRPIWKPSINNDKKLQKKYTKKNQQNHNYLNDYYDNFYSSSQSINSISSSNKDTQLNYYRCLSTSGSSESDNDTFYEEKNFIIHKKNKRFNLPPKRRSLSRKKSKNSYQRQPVYLVRKYSLLKKQPRDITQKGYEKKKARILQQYASKHIEVRQEAVQQALAAMQTRPKPSLPMPSKRTSVMARSPERERQESGESSSDEDSVVTEESPGTGGPTGTGLSDTSSTGSARDTPPPPRPPARRPPPADITDIAEYTPHAYCNIQPPDVTHTTTQSRRPGADRVNRYHVVDENNTGTTGRWKVSAKIQQLLNTLKRPKKRPLPEFYEDDDIELEIAANPKDPNAPKPEGGIMTSAIGEQLSVPSGLPRSLEAAIQRYGSATYKAPAATVLDPNGKLFVTLTYGKLLSRSYKIAYTLLNRALTRTVGECCLKPGDRIALVYPNNDPISFMCAFYGCLQAGIVPVPIEVPLTRRDAGSQQIGFLLGSCGVQVALTSEACLKGLPKTTAGDVVAFKGWPKLHWFVTEHLGKIPKDWMPQPRLTDETPAYIEYSTDKDGSVMGVTVTRSAMLANCRSLTMACGYTEGENAVCVLDFKREVGLWHSTLTSILNGMHVIFIPYALMKVNPASWMQMITKHRASVAVVKSRDLHWGLLATKDHKDISLASLRLLLVADGANPWSLSSCDQFLSVFQPKGLRPDAVCPCASSSEALTVSVRRPGRAGVNATGRGVLSMSGLSYGVVRVDQENSLTSLTLQDCGQVMPGSVVVVVKMEGQPLICKTDEVGEICVNSTATGSQYWGLQGLTNNTFKVIPQQSDGTPIAGTGDTEYVRSGLLGFLGPGNLIFVCGSRDGLMTVTGRKHNADDIIATVLAVEPMKFIYRGRIAVFSVRVLRDERICVVAEQRPDCSEEESFQWMSRVLQAVDSIHAVGIYCLALVPPNYLPKTPLGGIHLSETKRRFLEGALHPANVLLCPHTCVTNLPKPREIHSAGDSVSDVGPASVMVGNIVQGNRLASAQGRDLGVLDEDSDNAKKYQFISEILRWRAMSTSDHVIFTLLNAKGVVTTSLSCSQLHKKAEKIGNLLLDKGRINTGDHVALLFPPGTDLICAFYGCLYVGAVPVTIRPPHPQNLQTTLPTVRMIVDVSKSVLVLTNQNMVRLLKSKEANNVVEIKSWPTILDMDDMPKKKLPVMYRAPTAEMLAYLDFSVSTTGMLAGIKMSHAAVTSLCRAMKLACELYPSRHIALCLDPYSGLGFALWCLSSIYSGHHSILIPPSEVEANPALWLSAVSQSRVRDTFCSYGVMELCTKGLGSSVHTLKTRGVSLACVRTCVVVAEERPRIALTTSFSKLFSALGLSPRAVSTSFGCRVNTAICLQGASSPEPSTVYVDLRALRNDRVSLVERGSPHSLCLMESGKLLPGVKVIIANPETKGQCGDSHLGEIWVQSSHNASGYFTIYGDESDYADHFNARLVTGNTGEVYARTGYLGFLRRTECVQQSAVGGDQLIPGAPPITTDNISISDLDISAPGDAELHDAVFVVGALDEAILLRGMKYHPIDIENSVMRCHKKIAECAVFTWTNLLVVVVELNGSESEALDLVALVTSAVLEEHHLVVGVVVVVDPGVVPINSRGEKQRQHLRDGFLADQLDPIYVAYNM